The DNA sequence TTTAGTCGTTGTTGGATAAATATGAATCTCTATTCGGCAATCAAAGCTAAATCCTGATTAACTGAAATTTCTGTATTATTTTCGCTTTGGCAAAATGTTATATTGTCATTAGGAGTTAAGATGATAACTGTTGAGCCAAAGTTAAACCAGCCAAGTGTATCTCCTTTTTTGAATTCTATATTAAAGTTGTCACTGTTGTAATTCCAAGTTTGTACATCTCTATAGTAGCTTGGGGCTACTTTGCCGTGCCAAACTGTTTCGATACCGGCAACAAGTAAAGCACCTACAAAAATCACTGCAACTTCACCAATTTCTGTATTGAAGTAACAAACTAATCTCTCATTTTTTGCAAATAAATTATCAACATTTTTTGCAGTGGTTTGGTTTACAGAAAAAAGCTTGCCAGGTATATAAACCATTTTTGTTAGCTTGCCATCGATAGGCATATGGACTCTATGATAATCTTTGGGAGATAGGTATATAGTTGCAAATTTTGTGAAATTGGTTGTTGAACTATCAGCTATTAGTGCCTTTAGTGTAAAAGTTTTTCCCTTAGCTTGAATTAAACTGCCATTAGTAATATTTCCAAACTCACTTAGAACGCCATCTGCAGGAGAGGAGATAACTTTTTTATCTGAAGATATAGGTCTTAATC is a window from the Francisella salimarina genome containing:
- the asd gene encoding archaetidylserine decarboxylase (Phosphatidylserine decarboxylase is synthesized as a single chain precursor. Generation of the pyruvoyl active site from a Ser is coupled to cleavage of a Gly-Ser bond between the larger (beta) and smaller (alpha chains). It is an integral membrane protein.); the encoded protein is MKDKLFIFLQYIIPHSLTSRLVSRLAESKNRHLKNYLINLAIKKFKINIDEAKEIDINKYSSFNNFFIRELKDGLRPISSDKKVISSPADGVLSEFGNITNGSLIQAKGKTFTLKALIADSSTTNFTKFATIYLSPKDYHRVHMPIDGKLTKMVYIPGKLFSVNQTTAKNVDNLFAKNERLVCYFNTEIGEVAVIFVGALLVAGIETVWHGKVAPSYYRDVQTWNYNSDNFNIEFKKGDTLGWFNFGSTVIILTPNDNITFCQSENNTEISVNQDLALIAE